A genomic stretch from Methanothrix sp. includes:
- a CDS encoding 50S ribosomal protein L44e: MPKEIEAHCPFCNKHTTHTVERVRRGQARSMTRIVRQKARANGTGNQGKFSKVPGGDKPTKRVNLRYRCSLCKKAHNRKGIRLGRFELVEG, from the coding sequence ACTGTCCGTTCTGCAACAAGCACACAACCCATACGGTGGAGAGGGTCAGAAGGGGACAGGCGCGCTCCATGACGCGCATCGTGAGACAGAAGGCTAGGGCAAATGGTACGGGCAACCAGGGCAAGTTCTCAAAGGTGCCGGGCGGCGACAAGCCGACGAAGAGGGTCAACCTCAGATACAGGTGCAGCCTGTGCAAGAAAGCTCATAACAGAAAGGGGATACGCCTCGGAAGATTCGAGCTTGTGGAGGGATGA
- a CDS encoding 30S ribosomal protein S27e has product MSLSKFLRVKCNDCENVQVIFSRAATVVKCLVCGRTLAEPRGGKADIKTEVLEVLE; this is encoded by the coding sequence ATGAGTCTGTCTAAGTTTCTCAGGGTCAAGTGCAACGACTGCGAGAACGTGCAGGTGATATTCAGCAGGGCGGCCACTGTGGTGAAGTGCCTCGTCTGCGGCAGGACGCTTGCTGAGCCGAGAGGCGGCAAGGCTGACATCAAGACAGAGGTTCTCGAGGTCCTAGAGTGA